The genomic window GCCTGCTCGCGCAAGCCGAGATCCGTGGAGGAGGTGAAGGCGAGGAGGACGCCGTGGGCACCGTCGATACGAGCCTCGAGCAGCGGAGAGGAAATAGCGTTCTCGGTAGCACGCAGTGCGCGGTCGGGGCCGTTAGCGGTGCCGATGCCCATGATGGCGGTACCGGCATCTTTCATGATGGTCTTGACGTCGGCAAAGTCGACGTTGACGACGCCGGGCATAGTGATGAGGTCAGAAATCCCCTTGACGCCATTCTGGAGCACCTCGTCTGCCAGCCGGTAGGCCTCCAGGAAAGAAAGATCTTCGTCCGTGACCTCGAGTAGGCGGTCGTTCGGGATGACGATCAGGGTGTCAACAGCGGCACGGAGCTCTTTGATGCCATCGTTGGCGTTGCGCGAGCGCTGGAGGCCTTCAAAGGAGAAGGGGCGTGTGACAACGCCGATCGTGAGCGCGCCCTGGTCACGCGCGGCCTTGGCGATGACGGGAGCTGCGCCTGTACCAGTTCCGCCGCCCTCGCCCGCAGTCACGAACACCATGTCAGCGCCCTCGAGGGTGGAGACGACGACGTCGAGATTCTCCTCAGCGGCGCGACGGCCAACCGTGGGATCGGCGCCTGCGCCCAAGCCGTTGGAGACATCGCGGCCGATATCGATCTTGGTTTCCGCCTCGGATTTGGCCAGCGACTGGTTGTCGGTGTTTACAGCGATGAAATCGACGCCGGCAAGGCCGTCTTGGATCATGCGGTCGACGGCGTTGACGCCGCCCCCGCCGACACCCACAACCTTGATGTTTGCAGAGTTGTTCAGAGCGTACATTAGCTTATCCTTCCAAACTTCAAGTAGAACTTGAAGTTTTCTGTCTCCAACCTCGCGCACAAGTTAGAGATCTAGAAAGGTAAATTCAATGACATCGCTGGTGTGTTGCGAGATTGCTCGAGATCTTTTCGCGCCACCGCGTCTTACCTGCTCACTGGTGCATCCGGCACTGAGACGTCGAAGTAGCGCGCGGGCTGCGTCAAGAGCACGGCGAGGACGGCTGCTTTGAAACTGGCGCGTTCCGAACCGCCCCAATACACGGTCCGACCATCTGCGAGCTTGAGCGTGAGCAGATCTCCTTTGGCCACCGCTACCTCTGCCACTTGATCGAGGACGCCCTGCTGCAGCGCGCCGAGGA from Trueperella pyogenes includes these protein-coding regions:
- the ftsZ gene encoding cell division protein FtsZ, which encodes MYALNNSANIKVVGVGGGGVNAVDRMIQDGLAGVDFIAVNTDNQSLAKSEAETKIDIGRDVSNGLGAGADPTVGRRAAEENLDVVVSTLEGADMVFVTAGEGGGTGTGAAPVIAKAARDQGALTIGVVTRPFSFEGLQRSRNANDGIKELRAAVDTLIVIPNDRLLEVTDEDLSFLEAYRLADEVLQNGVKGISDLITMPGVVNVDFADVKTIMKDAGTAIMGIGTANGPDRALRATENAISSPLLEARIDGAHGVLLAFTSSTDLGLREQAAAAQMVKEAVDPNANIIIGIIIDESLGDDVRVTVIAAGFDESDDILLGNSAPQVQAPATVAVPAMPAPEEHVPGQAYQQEAPVETATRPAISGQVPPLEVPPIEEPKRQRPDLDIPPFLFGDE